One window of Podarcis raffonei isolate rPodRaf1 chromosome 15, rPodRaf1.pri, whole genome shotgun sequence genomic DNA carries:
- the LOC128402861 gene encoding D(1) dopamine receptor-like, whose protein sequence is MDELYLRRGGRVGASAMTNDTLNKEGRAEEEHSEMSLQVVLATLLLLLILSTLLGNTLVCMAVVKFRHLRSKVTNLFVISLAVSDLLVAMLVMPWKAVTEVAGFWPFGSFCDVWVAFDIMCSTASILNLCIISLDRYWAISSPFRYERKMTQQVAFVMIGVAWMLSVLISFIPVQLRWHQAKELPPAHQRDSNITWSSEENCDSSLNRTYAISSSLISFYIPVVIMIVTYTRIFCIAQRQIRRISSLERAVEHAQSCQSNECPHEVSLKSSFRKETKVLKTLSIIMGVFVFCWLPFFVLNCIIPFCDHNLHQLAELPCVSDTVFNIFVWFGWANSSLNPIIYAFNADFRKAFTTILGCGRFCPNNAVETVNFSNELVSYHHDTTCQKDLVVLSDPQLLPHTMSLQGEDNDLTFDKVSEISRDTSRDNKGAALSAIVHVEYETDTSLEKIAYNTLD, encoded by the coding sequence ATGGATGAGCTTTACCTGCGAAGAGGAGGACGTGTTGGTGCATCGGCCATGACTAATGATACCCTCAATAAAGAAGGCCGAGCAGAGGAAGAGCACTCAGAGATGTCCCTACAAGTGGTGttggccactttgctcctcctcctcatcctctCCACCCTACTGGGAAACACCCTTGTATGCATGGCAGTGGTCAAATTCAGGCACCTGCGCTCAAAAGTCACCAATTTGTTTGTCATCTCCCTGGCTGTTTCGGACCTCTTGGTAGCCATGCTGGTGATGCCGTGGAAGGCGGTCACGGAAGTGGCTGGCTTCTGGCCCTTTGGCAGCTTCTGTGATGTCTGGGTGGCTTTTGACATCATGTGCTCCACGGCTTCGATCCTCAACCTGTGCATAATCAGTCTGGACCGCTATTGGGCCATCTCCAGCCCCTTCCGCTATGAGCGGAAGATGACCCAGCAAGTGGCTTTTGTCATGATTGGGGTGGCTTGGATGCTCTCCGTCTTGATCTCATTCATACCCGTCCAGCTGAGATGGCACCAAGCCAAGGAGCTTCCTCCTGCCCACCAGAGAGACTCCAACATCACCTGGAGCTCAGAGGAAAACTGTGACTCCAGCCTCAACAGGACCTATgctatttcctcctccctcatcAGCTTCTACATCCCTGTTGTTATCATGATCGTGACATACACCAGGATCTTCTGCATTGCTCAGCGACAGATAAGGAGGATCTCCTCTCTAGAGAGGGCCGTGGAACACGCCCAGAGCTGCCAAAGCAACGAGTGTCCCCATGAAGTGTCCTTGAAGAGTTCCTTCAGAAAAGAAACGAAGGTCCTCAAGACCCTCTCCATTATAATGGGGGTCTTTGTCTTCTGCTGGCTTCCTTTCTTTGTGCTCAACTGCATCATCCCCTTCTGTGACCACAACCTGCATCAGCTGGCAGAACTGCCGTGTGTCAGCGACACAGTTTTCAACATCTTTGTTTGGTTTGGCTGGGCAAACTCTTCTCTCAACCCCATCATCTATGCCTTCAATGCGGACTTCCGAAAGGCCTTTACAACCATCCTGGGCTGTGGCCGCTTCTGCCCCAACAATGCTGTGGAGACGGTGAACTTCAGCAATGAGCTTGTTTCATACCATCACGACACCACCTGCCAGAAAGACCTGGTGGTCTTGAGTGACCCACAGCTTCTACCTCACACCATGTCCCTCCAAGGGGAGGATAATGATTTGACTTTTGACAAAGTCTCTGAGATCTCACGTGATACCTCCCGTGATAACAAGGGAGCTGCTTTGTCAGCTATAGTGCATGTGGAGTATGAGACTGATACGTCACTTGAGAAGATCGCCTATAACACGCTGGATTAA